The Fusarium oxysporum f. sp. lycopersici 4287 chromosome 1, whole genome shotgun sequence DNA segment TTGCAGCAGCAGCGtcaacagcagcaaatgcaacagcagcagcaacaacaacagcaacagcaacagatgcaacagcaacagatgcaacagcagcagcagcagcagcagcagcagggaGGCGGCGGTAAGAGCGACGCCCTCAGTCTGCATCTCGAGCTTAACCTCGAGATCGAAATCGAGCTCAAGGCTAGAATCCACGGTGATCTCACACTGGCACTACTGTAAGTTTGACTTATACCCCCCATGCTGCGGACCCTTTCTATCTTTTGTCCGCCTTTCTCATCTGACAAGTGCATAGCCAATAGTGACATGTAATTTTGCAGGGAAGGAGCATAAGTATAAAAACTCTAAGAATGCTATTATTAATTCGgagacgacgacgacgaacGACGAACGATGTTTTTCTCACGTCTTATATCTAGCGGCGTTTTGGGGCATGAAGTTTACGACTTCGTTCATTTTTGTTTATATGTACTCTGTATAGTAGGAGTAAATAAAGAGTTGAATTTGGGTTTATCTTGTTACATGTTTCTCAGAATTGGGTGATACGTGACACTTGCGGGTGAGGACATGATCCGGTTCTACAGATCACATCTCAGTAATCGCTGTCAATAGTTGTTGTCGGTAATACGTAGTTCATGTCTCGGTTATAAGCCACAAGCTAAATTCTTAGATCGATCGTGATAAGATCTCAACGGTTTTTTTGTCGATAGTGTCGTTGCAAGCGGGAGATCTACCGCAagcgatgatgtcgatgaggctgaggctggtgatgaggcTCGGGTCGTGGTCTGTGGCACACACGGGAACGGATCCAAGCTTTTGGGTCGGGTTCGTGCTTTTTGAAGTGAACCAACGGATCTCGTGATGGAGTGATAAGATCGTCGTTATCATATGGTGACACTCGTACGAGAGGTCATCTCGGGGCCGGGTGATTTAGGGTAACTAACTGATGTGACGTGATgtatgatcttgagatgcaAATACGGAATCAGTGATCTAATGGAATACGGTGTTGGCTTGAGTGATTTTATTGGTCTTGTTACCCATTGGCATTGGAATGACTACAGCGGTTGTTATTGTGCTGCAGAACCTCAGAGACATTTCCGCTCATTACCAATTGAGGCATCCCACAATCATGGGCAATCAGAACCATCGCCACACTTAATCTCTTTCCAATGCTTTAATAAACTCAAttctaattattttaaagcCGGACTTATCGGTACTCGCCAAGAATTCCATACTCACTATTTCCGATCTCATAATCATCACTGTAAATTCTTCAGTGCCTTCGGTCTGCTTAGAGGTGGCGTCCAGGCAGTGCAAGTGACGTATTACAAAGCAGACGCCGAAAGTCCCCGAACACGATAGCATCACTCAATCTACGCGACAAAAAGAATCGCCCTCTTGCTTACCAACTCTACACCTATAAAACAAATATCTCCCCATATCATCTTATCGTTTACCATCACGTCATTTTACATACAATCGCAAACCCAAACTCAAAACCCACACTTAGATACTTCTTTCAACAACCGTGACAATAACGTCTCCAACGAATCCATCGCCACTTCGCTGCTGTACAAACATGGCAGACTCTCCCATGTCCGACAGCGAGCAGTCCTGGCTCACACTATCAATCACACACCGAAAAGTTACTTACGAACTCTCATTCCCCGAAGATGCGACGATTACAGACCTTTTCAACGAGATTGAAGCGAGTCTCGATATTCCCGTCGCAAACCAAAAGATCATCGCCCCAAAGACTCCTCTCCTCAAAGCGCCCTTCAAGAACCCCGATATGCCCCTCCTCGACCTCAAGGGCAAGCATTTGACCCTCATGGGCTCTGGCGCTGCGGAGATTCAGCAGGTGCAGGATATGGCCGAGCGCGTTGCGAAGCGCAATGCTGCGAGGATGGCGCAGAGGAGTAAAGCACGTCATGCGACGACGACGCGCCGAAATCCACAAGACTCGCAATATACATTTCTTCAAGTCCGACCACTCCAAGGCCTGCCGAACCCAGACCGCAGCCAGAAACTTCTTCTGCGACTGAAGGAAGACCCTGGTATTCGCGCTGCCATGACGAAACACAAATTCGCTGTTGGTCTCCTTACAGAGATGGAACCTCTTTCGCATACGCAAACAACACACGAGGGAACAAGTCGCATTCTGGGATTGAATCGCAATCAAGGCGAGGTCATCGAACTACGACTACGAACAGATGCGCACGATGGATATCGCGATTACAAAACCATTCGCAAGACATTGTGCCACGAACTGGCGCATAATGTTCATGGTCCGCATGACAGGAACTTCTGGGACTTGTGTCATCAGATCGAGAGAGAAGTTGACGCTGCGGATTGGAAATCAGGCGGACATACGATTGGCGAAACATCGCGATATACTGTTTCTGGAcgtgatgaggaagaggaggattATCCTGAGGACTTTGGTGGTTGGACTGGTGGTGAATTTGTGTTGGGAGGAGTTAAGAACAATTCTACTGCTGGGATGAGTAGACGAGAGGTACTCGCCCAAGCAGCGCTTGAAAGGCAGAGAAAGGAGGTTGATTCCGAGCGGAAGGTCTTGGAGGAGCAAAGACAACGAACACCACCAGGTGATGAATCCAAGTAACTAAATGACATTTCGGACAGCGAGGCGTAGGAATACCCATAGAAGGCATGGCACAGCATAGCATAAGCAGGCGTTAGCATTACAATCTGATACACTATTTCCATACAATCGTGGCTCAATAAGGAAGAGGATCCAAGTTCAACCCCTCAACACTAAACTTGAACGCATCGTTTCGCGAATAACTCCCCGCAgcatcaagatcaagacgGCCCCTGATACAATCACGGAAATCAACATCCGCAAAGATCAACCCATCAGGATCCTCCCACTGCGGTCCAGCAATGACATCTCCAAACGGCGAAACAATCGATGAACCTCCACGCGAAAGAAACCCCGCTTTTCCAGAAGAAACAGCGCTCTTCgcaggaggaggttgagTGTTCgtaccatcatcatcacacCCCAACACAATCTCAttcccatcctcatcaaacaCCGACTTACGTCTTCTTCGACTCGGCGATTTCGGCAGCGCAATCTCAAATCCCTCCTCTGTCATACACGACCCACGACGCTGTCTCACACCGTTTGTTTCAGAGGAAGTGGTGCTCTTGGGAACGCACATGTTGCTGCTGACGACGAAACAGCGTCCTTCAACACCGACTGTTCGCATGAGACCGAGCCATGCGTCGCGGTTATCGGCTGTAGGCGCGAGGTAGAGATTGATGTTTTGAGCGTAGAGGCTTTGGCGCAGGAGGGGCATGTAGTTCTCCCAGCAGATTGCGGCGGCGAGGTTGATGCGTATGCCGCGGATGGTGGTTGTTACGGCTTGGAGCGTGCTGGGGGAGCCTTGAGCCCAGATGAGGCGTTCAGAGCCAGTCTACAACCGTTAGTTCACCTCATATCATAATAGAGTAGAGGGGGGTCTTACAGGAAGGACTTTGCGACGCTTTCCAAGCATACCGCCCTTGGGACAAACATAAACAACAGAGCAATACAAGCTCCCACCAGCTTTCTCAATACAACCCACCACGATAAAAACACCTGTATCCTTCGCAATGCGCTCTAGTTCCTCCCGTGAGCCATCACCACggacttcatcctcctcaccaAGCTGTCTCTTCACCCACTTGATCCCCgcaccaccaccgccaggTCCAACGGTATCGCCGAGATCAATGGCTGAATCGAAGTAACGAGCGAATTCATCGCGTCCTTCTGCACTGCGATTACCAATCTCACAGCCGAAGGAGCTGCCGCGGGGATACCCGCCGATGAAGGCCTcggggaggaggaggatgtcgATGTGGGATGAGGATGCGCGCTGGGCGAGGGTGTCGATGAGGGCGATGGTAGCGGAGGTGGAGGATTGGGTGCCTGGGGAGGCGGTTCCAAGACGGATATGACCAGCTGCAGCCATTTTGTATCACTTAAAACATAAACACAGACACAGACACAGAAATATGCAGTTGGGGTAGAGGAGTAGTTATATAAGGTAGATCAGGTGAGGATGGCATGCTCAGCAACGAGCGGGGCAACTAAACCAAGCCAGTCCATTTCTACACAGTATTAAATGTTTCAATGTTTAACCCAGCGGATGCCTCGGCGCCTCTTTTTCAGCATTGGTCTGTAAGATAAACAGTCAGAGTTCGTTGAAAGCTGAGTGAGAAGTTGGGAGCTAGACCATCTTTGAAGCTACCCCGCATAGACATGGAGATATGCGGCCCGCTGCGGCATCATGGCTTCGGGCTTCGGATCCGAGGCAAGAGGCGATGTCGGATGAGATATGATACAAGATATGACTTGTGAAGAGTGGATAGAACTTATTGTGATGAGTCTAATTGATAATGGGAACAGGAGTTAGTCACTCGTCTCGCCGACATCGAACCTAACGCTCATCAAAGCACTCTTACAGTGATGAGAACCGTTGAGGGAGACATTGTTCAAGCACAAGCGATATACACTGGGGCCTCGAGTGAAACTTTGTAAATGCCATCAAGGTGAGGATTGTCATCTTGGAAGACGGTTGTTGCCCGGTGGATATCGCAGGCCTTGTAAGTCCTTATCAAACCATGCAGAATAGTCTATAACAAGTTTCGTTTTCTGTAGCTGTGACAGTTTGCTCAATTCATCATAACTCTTTATACTTTTCTTACATGCCCAGGGTATTCTTCCACACAGCTCTATCTCCTCCTCGTACTTCGTGTCGTCGCAGGCGCCGGCTCAAACGCATCATCATCCgaaatctcatcatcgctaATCTCAACAGCCTTACTCTGCGTACCGCCCTTCTGTGACTGTGAAAAGTTCAACTTTGTCTGCCGTGTATTCTTACCCGCTCCTCGAGTCGCCGGTGCCTTGGCGGTGCTCTTCGCAGCGGTTCGTCGCGTctttggtggaggaggtgcGGGTTCTTCTGATTCCATAATcacgtcttcttcctcgtcttcactGTCTTCAAATGCCTTGCGGCCTCGTCCCTTTGCCGGGGCCTTTTTGGCTGGTGCTGCTTTTGTGGCGCGTGTTGCTCGTTTGGCTGCTGGTTTCTTCGCAGGTGCAGGGAGCGGTTCATCGTCGTCCATCAAGTCCATGTCATCGTCTTGCTGTGTTGCCTTGGCTCGTCCACGTGCAGTCTTGCGTGCTGGCGCAGGTGCGGGTGCAGATGCGCGTGAAGAGGTCTCGGCCTGTTCATCCTCATATGTCCAGGCATCTGGCTCATTCTCCCAGCTACCATCAAAGTCACTGTCCCAGGTCGCTGGCTTTGGCTTGAGAACTCGCTTCCTCTCCGCTCGTGCTGTCTGCATGCCGCtagcttgctgctgctcgatCCTTGTTCGGTAGATATCCATGGCACTGTTGAGGTCTTCGTCGTCCGACTCCAAGCCCAGCATGGATCGGACTTGTCCCGTTAGGTGCTCTGAAACAAACAGCTCCATCGCGTGCTTGTCATCCTTTGTCACGAATTGAGTCACAGCATCACCAAAAGGTCCTTGAGGAAGGACCTTGAGTGATTGCGCCGACAGAAAGTCTTGCACCAGATTCTCCACCTTGACCATGTCATCAGCACCATCGAGTGCCTCAAGAGCATCTGTTGGGTTGGCAGCATTCGCCTTGCCTGGACGTTGTCAGTAAATTGTCTACCGAGCTGCGACAGTAACCTACGCTGTGACGTCTTTTTGCGATAAAAGTAGACAACATCATTCGTGTTGGCCACCTTACCAACAAATCGATTTGAGAACCTCTGGGgattctcaacctcaaactGGCCACCTTCCGTGGCTGTGTACTCCACTTTCAGACGAATTAGCGGAAGAGGTCGTTCTTCTAGAGCCTCTTCGTCTGTCTGGATGGCCTCCCAATCCGCATTGGCCTCCTCGATCATCTCCTCAACCACCTCCATCAGTCTTCGTGTGACTTCCTGGCGattatccttcttcttgtcaagTCCTTTGAAGCGCTTGTCCTGCGCAAGGATGACTTCCCGTGTGACAAAGGGACGCACACTCTTGAGAGGAAGCTTGTCGACCTTGAAGTCTTTGCCGGTCACGCTCACAATAGCAACGTGCTTCTGAACCGCCTCACCGGGCACCAGTGAAGTTGCGACGGATGAGCCGGGCTGCATGACGTGAAAGCCTGTTTCGGGGTTCTGTGTAGGGTCGATCAAACACGCGAACTAATGTATTAAGGTACCATACAGAGACGAGGGTATGCTACATAAGTTCTTATTTGGGTAAGATTCGAATCAGAAAATTAAATATCAACTCAAGCAATAGGGTAGTTGAGCTACTTTTGCCCCTCCACAAGGGCTGTAGTAGGCATGCCTAAGGAATAATTTAAGGTTTTGGCAGGGTTCCAGTGATAACATTGCTCAACCCAAACAGGGCAAGCTTTGTAAGGCCCTTCTGTAGCAGAATCGGCTTGGCCTCGATGTTGTCTGCCTCAGGGACACGGCCGTAGTAATTGAGTAGCCCGCTCGCTTGTAAAAGATCAAGCGAACAGTAGTTACCTTCACCGGAAGGATCATCATGATTGCCATGGATCGAAAAGACAGGAATGGAAATGTTGATGTCGGGATCTTCGTAGTTGACATGCGTGAATGCACCTTCAAAGACAGATGCAGCATCGGAGAGGAATTCGAGAGGACAAGGTTTCATGCCCAGGCAGTTTTGTCGGAGTGTACGCATGACTTGGTACAGGGACTTTCGGGAGGGTTTGTTGTCGTGAAAGAGATCGCCAGCGAGGAGAACCATGTCGACCTATTCATGTTAGAAGTCATGATTGATATCAAGGGCGATGGGTCGTACATCTTCAGTCCGGGCGAGGTTCAAAATCTCATCGAAAGTTCTCCAACTATCATCCCTACGAATCGGGTCTCGCTCTTCATAACCGACATGATTGTCGGTCGCAACGAGGATACGAATGGTATCCGCCTCTACGGTCGTTAGTAAGAGCAGCAGAAATACTGGGCCAAAAGATAGACTCACCGGTGAACTCGGGCATCTTGTACAGCTTACAATTTGTGTGACACAATCGAGCTGTGACGTGTGACCTAATTAGGTGTGGATGAATATGCTTTACGCGGGCTGTTTCAGTGAGACGCGAGCAGTAGCTGGGAAGGTGACGCGCCCCAATGCGAGGTCACGTGCACCTCAGCTTTACACCTCCACAGCCTAACAATGGCCCTGATCCCAAAAGTGATTGCTCATCTTTTTCCGAGCTGTCAGAATAATATCGAGTCCTTCcagaaaagcaaaagcagcAAAGGGCGGGTTCTAAACTCTGACGCCAGCCGTTGAATGGCAGCGGGATCTTGCAGCAGGTGTCAACCCCGAGTCagtgattgattgattgattgcgCAGGTGAAAGACTATTTGATCAACATCAGACCACGTTTCGACCCATCATCTCAGCGCTAATAAGGTCTCGGTCTCGTTCCGCACTAGACTCCGTTCCTGTTCCTGAAGTTTCCCACAGGCGATGTTACCATTGCACGTTTAGTTTAATGCATGGAGAAAAACGGACGTTGGGTTCACTGTAACATTGTGTTTCTGCACCTCGATACGCGAATCAGCAAAACCTCCACTCTCATGTCCCTATATCGTGAGGGATATTGATAGGATGAATTACGAGATGCACGGTTGTTAATTGAAAAAGCTTGGCTGATCAAGAATGAGGCCATTATCATCAGCGGGATGTGGAGATTTTGGTCCACCTGCTGCGCGTGCGTCCTGAGACTCGCGATCTCGACCTTGTACAGTTGATCCCAACAACGTGGCACAGCCATCTCTcctttcgtttctttttctttcgtAGTAGTATTCACAATGCAAGGGGATATCGATGTGTATTTGCTTTTTATATGTTTCAGTCCTCGGTGGCTGTTTATTTTCTCTCACATAATTCTCCTTCCGTTTTCATCTTTCTTCAACTTGTTAACACAGACCATGCTCTGCCCCgaccaacatcatcagatGCTTCATTTGGCTTGTCCCGTATGCCCGAAACTACTACCTTCCTGGTCGACTCACATACAGTAAGCAAGAACAAAAAAGAGCTCAAACCACCGTTACTTGTCATGATCCTAGCTGTCCAATCCCTGGAAAAACATGCAGCTCACGGACCCGTGGGTGCTGGATGAGTGATTGCGACACAAGATACGATTGGCTTGGACTTTAGCTTCGATCCTTTTACAAGACGCCAATTGCGATTTAGTAATTCAGCAGCTCCAAGGCTGGTCCTTGACGACGCCATCGTAAGATCCATTATACCTTGTTGATGCTCCCGCGATCACACCTCCGCTTTCAATATCCGCATCTAAGCAACCAACTCCTATTCCAATCACTCGACCCCTTCTCCGCTCGAGGGGGCGAGTAGTACTTATCTACATACGTTGTTCATGATTCCACGTTTCAAGGCCTCTGCTGTTCTTATATCACTGTCCAACTTTCGCTGTTCAAATCCTTCTTGTCCAGCTTGTACAGCAACCATCCCTACACTCGCCTTATACCCACGTCCCTGGACTTACAGCCTAACTTGATCATCATATCATACCATGCATCTCGTTGCCAGGATGGACCGGGATGTCCTCCACGGAGGGAATATCTGGTCTCCCAGCCCAATCTTCCAGACGGAGGTTCCTTTCTTTTGGCGGAAGCGACGGCAGCTTTCTATTGGCGATCTTCCCGTCGAGATCTTTACCGCCATATGTCGCAATCTCTGTGTGCATTGCCAGCATGCACATGTCGTCGATCTCCCGCCAGATGAGATCGACCACGCCATTGAGGCCCAGCAGGCATTATCTCGCTTGAGCCGCACGTGTCGACGTTTTCGAAATACGGCTCAGCCTATCTTGTACCACTGTTATCACTCAGGACGACAGTCGGATCCTTCGAGTAGTCCTGAGTGGTGGGGTGATACTGATGCAAGGAGACGAGAAGTTGAGACTCTCGAGGGGTTTCTTCGTACTCTTCTTGAGAGACCTGACTTGGCTAAACATGTTCGTGCTTTGGCATTCTTTGCGTTGAGAGAAGTGACTGCTCGTCAGATCTCTGAAGAAACGCAGGCTCTCTTTCGACAAGCTGGTGAGCGCGCTGGTTTTCGTGCTCTGCCGTCTTATGAACATGTTGATTCAAAGTGGTTGCAAGAAGCTTCCATTATGGCTGCGCCTTTCGTGGAGCAACTACTTATTTACCGATCATCACAAGAAGGGCTACAGTACATAAGAGACTCCCCTTTCTACTTACCAAATCTCAAGTATCTAGTATTGCCAGGCCAGGGCAAGAATCCTGACGAATGCTGCCACATTCAACAAATGCAGGATGTCCTAGCCAAAGCACAGAATCTTGAAGTGTTGGCAGCCAGCGATGCAGACTGCGGGACAGACATCCCCCTTCGTGAACGCTTCCGCTCAGAACCATGGGACACTGCCCTCGCAAGTCTCCGCCGCCTATCACTACACGGCCTAGACCCCGATAATCTCGCCAAaatccttcgccgaagtcCGGTTCTCGAAGACCTCGAATACTTCTGCGATATGGATAAATACACTGttctccaacatcaccacctcACCCCCGTTAGTCAATCATTACGGCGATTATGCTACACCAGCACAACGTGGGAGCACACATCCGGCGGCGCACAAGATATCATCGAACAAGTATCTATGTTCCTCCGCTGGGACTCATCACTCCGTGGCGACGCCAGCTTCGTCGACTTTCCCCGTCTTGAGATCCTCGAGATTGAACAACTTCTCCTTTACGGTCCTGTtttcgacgatgaagaagagcgagAGCAAAGATTCGAAGCGATGAAAGATATTGGACCTGAGATTTTCATGGCGAGTCTCCCTTCATCATTGCAGATTCTTCATATAGGAATGGTGTTGGCTTGGCCAGAAATGCACCGAGACCTACTTGGCATGGCGAAGAAGGTATATCGGTTTCAGAACTTGAGTGTCGTCGCTGTAGATCCTTATGAAGTCCCGCCAAAAGAAGAGATCAAAGAACTTGAAGATGCTTTTGCATCAAAAGGCATTGTTTTTAGAATAGGGCAGACGACACAAGTTCCCTTTGGGAGGGGCATGTTGGGTGTCAGACCAGGACACCCTGAGAGATCGAGTGAAGGAGATCTCAAGTTTCCGTTGAATCATAGGAATCCGTCATATCTGGACTTTTTGGACttttagataataaatatgTCTACGAGTTAAGAACATGCAATGAGATTACTCGGTGAAATTACGTTGCTGATGGATGGAGTAATGGCCTGATGCCACTATCTCATGATGCGATTTCGGCTCATTTAACGACTATATGATACTATCATCTCCTCCATAGCCGTGAGTTTGGCATGTGCTTCTAGTGACGATAAACTACCGGGACACTCTCTAGCCACACATGTGAGGTCGAAATATCGATGTCTACAAGTGATAAGAATTGGATGACTCTTGGGGAAGTTGGTTGGCAATATCGACATGTTCGCCAAGACTTATGACAACTGACACTGACAAAACGACTAAAGAGTCAGATTGACTTTCATCTGTTCTCTCAGGTACTATCAGTCGAGCTCTTTGCCTGTGGGCTGGCGAGAGTGACTCTACAATCCAGCGATAGGTTCGCCGGTGTACGCTTTAACTAGGTATACgggtggtgttgagactTCTATGCATCTCGCGGACTTTGGCCTCCTCGGGGAGTGCCTTCTAATTGAAGTCGTCCACAACTTGAGTTCAATTGACTCGAGTGAAGATACACCGAAATGGTACAATTGTCGAACGTCATTTTAGCACACGTTGGGAGTTAACTTTTAGGGTTGGAAACATGGTTCATGAATTGTTTAATGTGGAAGATAGTATTCATCTTGACTACATACGCTCATTACCCGCGAACGGGCATCTTCATATACACTGTAAACATCCGATAAAGGACGCATCTAGAACAACCAAGAGACGAAGGTCTTGTAGAACCATCCTCCACGGTTGGGACCCTCGGCCTCACGCTTAGCGGCCTGAGCAGCCAAgaactcctcctcctcacgATCAATAACATCCTTTCCAGTGTAGAAGTCGGCCTCATGGGGCTTGACACCGCGAGACTTGGTGATGAACTTGTGGCCAAAGATGAGGATCAGGTACACGGGAATACCAAGGTAACCAGTGATGAAAGTCTTGTACTTCTCACCACCAAAGATCTTGCCAGTCTCTTGATCCCTGACGAAAACGTCGTAGTTCTTGGTGAGGGCGATGAGAATGCACATGGAGAGAGCAGCGATGGATCCCCACATGCCGAAGGGGGCGACGTAGGGAAGAGCTTCGTTGGCGAGGCCTTGGGCCTTCTTGGCGCGGCACCACCAGATGTGAGTTGTGAGGATAGAGATCCAGGACATGAGACCGAAGATGGTGGTGAGGTTGACGAAGTAACCGAAAACCTTGGTCGAGTCGTCTGCAACGTTCATGAAAGCCAGGAGACAGAACGAAGCAGACATGGCAAGGGCGTAGATGGGAACACCGTGCTTGTCAGTCTTCTTGAAGATAGCAGGGGCTGAACCGTCAGAAGCAAGACCGTAAAGAGTACGGCTAGCAATGTACAGATCAGAGTTGGAGGCggagaagacgaagacgcAGATACAAGCGTTGACGATGTGAGGGAGGACCTTGACACCAGCGATATCGGCAGCGACGACGAAGGGAGAGGCAGAAGCACCggtcttggccttgttggcAAAGGCAAGCTCCTCGGAGTTGTAGGGGACGATCATtccgacgaggaggacggAGAGACAGTAGAAAAAGAGGATTCGGTAAAAGGTCAGCTTGATGGCGCGAGGGACGGTCTTGCGGGGGTTCTGAGCCTCAGCGACTGTTACACCGACGAGCTCAGTTCCGAGGTAGGCAAAGGTAGCATTGACCATGCAGGACCAGAAGCCGAGGAATCGTCCAGCGTCGCCAGTCATGATATAAGGCTTGAAGGCGCTGTTTTCGTTAGCAAGGCTCAGAGAGAAAGCGTAAAGAGTTGGGGAACATACCCAGGGTTGCTCCAGTATCGGAAACCCTTTCGGTCATGGTCAGGACCACCGCCAAGAGCGAGAAccagagagaagaggatgattccaatgatgacgatgacctTGAACGAAGAAAGCCAGAACTCGAGTTCACCGAAGAATCGAATGCCGAAATAGTTGATGACGCAGATGGTGACTAAAAAGATGGCGATAAAGACACCTGGATTGACTGTGTCTCGATCAACCCAATATTGAATGACCAACGCAGCAGCAGTGAGTTGATTAGGCGTGACGATGATGTATTTGAACCAGTAACTGAACCTGTTAGCTCGCGTGACCTCTAAGATGTCAGAAATACAATACTCACGTCCAGCCAAGCGCAAAGCCAAGCGAAGGATCACAGAATCGAGAAGCATAACCAGTGAAACCAGCAGACATGGGGAGCCAAGCAGCCATCTCACCAAGCGCAGCCatgacgaggaagacgacAAAACCAACGAGCGTATAACAGATGAAGACAGAACCAGGACCAGCTTGAGCCAAAGCCTTGCCAGTGCCGACAATAAGACCAGTACCGATCGCACCACCGATAGCAATCATGGTGATGTGACGGGCCTTGAGACCACGGTGCAGCGACGTCTCAGCGCTGGTCTCGAGACCGCGAATGTGACGATCCTCACCGACCCCGAGGTCTTTGGTGGGAGCTGCAGAGGCATCGTAGCCGAGATCCGTCTTCTCGACGTCGTTTCCCCTTTCGACGCCGCTCATTGTGATGATTGGTTAAGCCAAGAGGATTGAGATAAAGGGCCAAGCTGCCAAGTGTAAAAGGCCAagctgccaaagaagaacCAAGCTTTGGGGATCTTAAAGCCAAGGACCTTGGCGATATTGTGTGTTAGATTCCCCAACGTTGCACGAAAAAAAGATGGCGGGacaagaagaggagagaaggagagggaTGAGCACAGCTATATACCGAATACGTCTCACTCTTACTCTGATTCAACCACACACGAATAACCAGGCTGCTATCAAATTTTATCATTGTAGAAAATGCCAAGACGACCCGATGCTCAAAGTGGCAGCCCATGTAATGCTCTCGATGGAACCCTAGACGGACAGA contains these protein-coding regions:
- a CDS encoding nitrilase, producing MAAAGHIRLGTASPGTQSSTSATIALIDTLAQRASSSHIDILLLPEAFIGGYPRGSSFGCEIGNRSAEGRDEFARYFDSAIDLGDTVGPGGGGAGIKWVKRQLGEEDEVRGDGSREELERIAKDTGVFIVVGCIEKAGGSLYCSVVYVCPKGGMLGKRRKVLPTGSERLIWAQGSPSTLQAVTTTIRGIRINLAAAICWENYMPLLRQSLYAQNINLYLAPTADNRDAWLGLMRTVGVEGRCFVVSSNMCVPKSTTSSETNGVRQRRGSCMTEEGFEIALPKSPSRRRRKSVFDEDGNEIVLGCDDDGTNTQPPPAKSAVSSGKAGFLSRGGSSIVSPFGDVIAGPQWEDPDGLIFADVDFRDCIRGRLDLDAAGSYSRNDAFKFSVEGLNLDPLPY
- a CDS encoding double-strand break repair protein MRE11 (At least one base has a quality score < 10) is translated as MQPGSSVATSLVPGEAVQKHVAIVSVTGKDFKVDKLPLKSVRPFVTREVILAQDKRFKGLDKKKDNRQEVTRRLMEVVEEMIEEANADWEAIQTDEEALEERPLPLIRLKVEYTATEGGQFEVENPQRFSNRFVGKVANTNDVVYFYRKKTSQRKANAANPTDALEALDGADDMVKVENLVQDFLSAQSLKVLPQGPFGDAVTQFVTKDDKHAMELFVSEHLTGQVRSMLGLESDDEDLNSAMDIYRTRIEQQQASGMQTARAERKRVLKPKPATWDSDFDGSWENEPDAWTYEDEQAETSSRASAPAPAPARKTARGRAKATQQDDDMDLMDDDEPLPAPAKKPAAKRATRATKAAPAKKAPAKGRGRKAFEDSEDEEEDVIMESEEPAPPPPKTRRTAAKSTAKAPATRGAGKNTRQTKLNFSQSQKGGTQSKAVEISDDEISDDDAFEPAPATTRSTRRR
- a CDS encoding double-strand break repair protein MRE11, with amino-acid sequence MPEFTEADTIRILVATDNHVGYEERDPIRRDDSWRTFDEILNLARTEDVDMVLLAGDLFHDNKPSRKSLYQVMRTLRQNCLGMKPCPLEFLSDAASVFEGAFTHVNYEDPDINISIPVFSIHGNHDDPSGEGNYCSLDLLQASGLLNYYGRVPEADNIEAKPILLQKGLTKLALFGLSNVITGTLPKP